One Ferribacterium limneticum genomic window, CCAGCGTACGCCCGGCGGAAATGGCCAGCGAAACGCCGTCGACGGCACGGACATGGCCGACGGTGCGCTGCAGGAAGCCCTTGCGGATCGGGAAATGGACCTTGAGGCCGGAAACCTGCAGGAAGGGCTTGCCGGGATCGATGCCGGGATCGATGCCGAGTTCGGTGATGGCATGGCGGGTTCCATCGTCCACAGCCGCCTCGCCTTGCCAGTGACAGCGGACGGTGTGGCCGTCAGCAACCTCGCGCCACGGTGGCGAAACGTCGCGACACACCGGCATGACGTGGGCGCAGCGGTCGGCGAAACGGCAGCCGGCGGGCATGGCGGCGAGCGATGGCACCTGGCCAGGGATGGTGGTCAGCCGGAGGCCGCGCCGCGAAATGTCCGGCAATGCCTCGAACAAGGCTTGCGTGTACGGGTGGCGCGGCTTGGTGAAGAAATCCTGGCGGCTGGCTACTTCGACCAGTTCGCCGGCGTACATGACGCCGATGCGGTGGGCCATGCGGGCGACGACGCCGAGATCATGGGTGATAAGCAGCATGCCCATGCCACGGTCAACCTGAATTTTGGCCAATAAATCGAGAATCTGGGCCTGGACGGTGACGTCGAGGGCGGTCGTCGGTTCGTCGGCGATGAGCAGCTCAGGTTCGCCGGCCAGGGCGATGGCGATCATGACGCGCTGCTTCATGCCGCCGGAAAGCTGGAAGGGGTATTCGGTCAGCCGGCGTTCGGGGTCGGCGATGCCGACCTGACGCAGCAGATCAACCATGCGTTCGGTCGCCGCATTGCCGCGCAGGTCGAGATGGCGTTCGAGCACTTCGCCGATCTGGCGGCCGACGGTGAGCACCGGGTTGAGGCTGGTCGCCGGTTCCTGGAAGATCATCGCCATGCGGCCGCCGCGGTAGGCGCGCATGTCGGCTTCGGAGAGGCTGAGCAGTGGCTCGCCTTCGAGGGCAACGCGGCCTTCGAGAATGCGGCCGGCAGCGGGCAGCAGGCGCATGATGCCCTGCGCCGTGGCCGACTTGCCGCAGCCCGATTCGCCGAGCAGGGCGAAGGTTTCGCCTTTGGAAATCGCGAAGGAAATGCCGTCGACCGCAGCCAGCGTTTTCTTGCCAGCAGTGAAGCCGAGGCGGAGGTTGTCGACCTTCAACATTTACGCAGCCCTCGGGTCGAATGCATCGCGCACGGCGTCGGCGAACAGGTTGGCCGCCAGCACGAGGATGAACATGGCCGCGAAGGCGGCGACCAGTGACCACCAGACGACCGGCTCGCGGCCGAGTTCCATGCGGGCGTTGTTGATCATCGTGCCGAAGCTGGTCATCGTCGGATCGACGCCGATGCCGACGTAGGACAGCACGGCTTCGGCCAGCACGAGGCCGGAGAAATCCATGACCAGCGCGATGATGACGATGTGCATGAGGTTGGGCAGGATGTGGCGGACGATGATGCGCCAGCTCGACACGCCGAAGGCCTGCGCCGCCTGGATGTATTCAAGTTCGCGCAGCTTGAGCGTCTCGCCGCGGAGCAGCCGGCACAGCCCCGTCCAGCTCGTGATGCCGAGGATGAAGCAGAGGGCGAGCAAGCGCAGGTCGGCGCGTTCGGCGGCGGTCGAGAACCATTGCGGATGGGTGTCGATGACGACCTGCATCATGAGCACGGCGGCGGCGATGAGCAGCACGCCGGGAATCGAGTTGAGCACGGTGTAGATGTACTGGATCAGGTCATCGACCCAGCCACGGAAATAGCCGGCAACGATGCCGAGCAGCACTGCCATGGGGAGCATGACGAGCGTCGTGACGAGGCCGATGATCAGCCCGGTGCGGACGCTTTTGAGGATTTGATAGAGCACGTCCTGGCCGACCTTGTCGGTGCCGAAGACGTGGTAGTAACCGGACAGCCAGAACAGTGGGACGGCAAAAACCAGGATGAGCAGCAGCGTGAGCAGCACGGCATCCCAGGCGAAAGCGGCTTCACGCAATTTCAATTTTGGGCTTTTTTTCCGGTTGACCGTGGCAACGGCGCCAAACACCCCCAGCCACCCCACAAAACCCAGCAGGCCAGCCTTGAAGGCCGTGAAAGCAGCATCCTCGGCCACCTCGTCCTCGCGCTCGCCGAGATGCTTGCCGCCGTGCTTGAGGCGCGGGTAGTCGCGCACCGTACCCTGCCCCGGCACGTCGATGGTTTCCTTGGCGTAGAGCCGGGTGGCGAACGGGGCCGAGTAGGTTTTCTCGTTGCGCGAACGCAGCGGTGCGGCCAGCGCATCGAGGACCGACAACACCTCGATTGCGTAAACCGCTTTCTGCCCCGGCTTGCTTTCGAGCTGCGCCCGGTAATGCAGCGAATCGAGCAGGCCGATCAGGATGAAGGCGAGCAGCACCGTCGCCGATGCCATGCCGACCCGATTGGCCCCGACCCGACGCCAGGCGGCGAGCAGGGGCGGATTCTTGGCGATCAACACACCGACACCGACGCCGGCCGCGACGAGCAACCAGATCAGGATATCCGACCACAGCACGACGACCTGGAAGCCCATCATTCGAAGCGTATCCGCGGGTCGACCAGCGTGTAGGAAATGTCGGTCAGGATCAGGCCGACGATGTAGAGCACCGAGCCGATGAAGACCATGGAACGGACAACCGAGAAGTCCTGCGCGTTGATCGCATCAATCGTGTAACTGCCCAGGCCGGGGATGCCAAAGAAGGATTCAGTCAGCAGCGAGCCCATGAAAAGCAGCGGAATGACGACAACGACGCCGGTCAGGATAGGGATCAGCGCATTGCGCAAAATGTGGCGGAAAAAGACCAGCGTTTCCGGCAGGCCCTTGGCGCGGGCGGTGCGCACGTAATCCTTGCTGACCTCTTCGAGAAAGATCGTCCGGTACCAGCGTGTCGAGGAACCGATGCCCGACACGACGCCGATCAGCACCGGCAAGATCAGAAACCGCCACGCCTCCAGCCCGTCGCCAAAGCCGGAAATCGGCACCAGCCGCCACACCTTGCTGATCAGGTATTGCCCGCCGATGATGTAGAACAGCCCGGAAATCGACATCGCCGCCACGCACAAAACAACACCCCAGAAATCGAAGGCCGTGGCGCGGAAGAAGGCCAGCGTCAGCGCAAAGGTGATAGTCACGAACAGGCCGAGAATGAAGGTCGGCAAAGCAATGGCCAGCGACGGCAGCATCCGGTTACCGATTTCGCGGGCGATGTCGCGGCCATCCTCGGCCCGGCCGAAATCGCCAACAAACATGCGGGCCGATTTCTCGAAGAAGATCGTGTTGGTCACGCTGGCCAAACCGCCAGCTTCGGCGTTGATCAGCAGCGGCTTGTCGTAACCGCGCTCGACCTTCCATTTCTGGATCGCCTCGGGCGTCACGCGCTTGACGCCAAGCTGCATGCGCGCCATGTCGTCCGGCGTATTGACGACGAAAAACAGCGCGAAAGTAACGAGGTTCACCCCGATCAGGATGGGCAGCGCGTAAAGCAGGCGGCGGACGATGTAGGCAAGCATTGGCCCGATTATGCCAAGAGCCGGCGAGAAGTGCTAAGACAAAGCAGGGCCGGGCAAATCGCCCGACGTGGCCGGCTACCGGGCGTCATCCTCATCGTCAGCGCCCTGCAGACGCCGATCGAGCCGCTCGTCAGGATTGGCGAAGTAGCAATCCAGCGCTTCCTTGAGGTTTTCGACGGCCTCAGCCTTGGTCAGGCCATCGGTCACGATGTCCAGTTCGATGCAGCGGGCGACGAAAACGCCGTCCTCAAGATCGACAGTAAAATTCAGTTTTTCAGCCATGGGTCAGATTCTGAAATGGTTTCCGGATGCAGGCGCCTATTGATACGGCATGCGTTTTACATTTATTAATGCTTCAAACCGCCGCACAAAGGTAAAGTGCGCACCTCCGAATTCAAGCAGGCACCTTTCCAAAAGTTGGGCACAACAAAAAAGCGCCCCGAAAGGCGCTTGATTTTAGGTGCTGGCGGAGAGGGTGGGATTCGAACCCACGGTACCTTGCAGTACGCCTGATTTCGAGTCAGGTACATTCGACCACTCTGCCACCTCTCCGCAGCGGCCGGCATAATAGCACAACAGATGCACTGGATAAAACGACTATTACTGATTGCAGTTTCGCTTTTCGCCGCCAGTTGCGGCGACGTCGGGTCATTGCCTTTTCCGACCCCGGCGCAGCACGAATTGGTCGTCCTGATCCGTCCCGGCCTGCTGACCTACGGGACCGACGACAACGGTAATCCGAGCGGGCTCGAATACGATCTGACCCAGGCCTTTGCCCAGGAACTTGGCGTCGAGGTGAAATACGTCGTCGTCCAGCCCGAGGAACTGGAAGCCCACCTCGTCGGCAGCCGTTATCACCTTGCCGCTGCCTGGCTTTCGCCGAGCACCGACGAGACCATGCAGTCGACGCCGGCCATCACCCTGACGCGGGACGTGCTGGCGCAGAACGAGGCTTCGCTCCCGCTCTCGGAACTCGCCCAGCTTTCCGGCAAAACCGTCCACGCCATGGCCGGCTCGCGGCAGGCGGAAACCCTGACCAGGCTGGCTAGCGAGATCCCGGGGCTTACGGTTGTCACGGTCGGCCAAGGCACCAGCCTTGATCTGCTGGAAAAGCTCGGCGAGCGAAAAATCGAGTTCGTCGCCATCGACGAAAGCTTCGAGGAAATTGCCAACCAGTACGTGCCGAATATGCGCACAACGCTGATGTTGAGCGACACGCAGCCAGTCGTCTGGCAACTGGGTCGGCACCCCAACCCGGAACTGCGCGTCAAGCTCAACGCATTTATCGAGCGCGTCCAGCACGACGGCACGCTGGCC contains:
- a CDS encoding ABC transporter ATP-binding protein gives rise to the protein MLKVDNLRLGFTAGKKTLAAVDGISFAISKGETFALLGESGCGKSATAQGIMRLLPAAGRILEGRVALEGEPLLSLSEADMRAYRGGRMAMIFQEPATSLNPVLTVGRQIGEVLERHLDLRGNAATERMVDLLRQVGIADPERRLTEYPFQLSGGMKQRVMIAIALAGEPELLIADEPTTALDVTVQAQILDLLAKIQVDRGMGMLLITHDLGVVARMAHRIGVMYAGELVEVASRQDFFTKPRHPYTQALFEALPDISRRGLRLTTIPGQVPSLAAMPAGCRFADRCAHVMPVCRDVSPPWREVADGHTVRCHWQGEAAVDDGTRHAITELGIDPGIDPGKPFLQVSGLKVHFPIRKGFLQRTVGHVRAVDGVSLAISAGRTLALVGESGCGKTTVGKALLQLIKPTAGSVKLGGSELVGLKGRKLRDARRHMQMIFQDPFASLNPRLRVGEIIAEGMGALGVETDPQARTTAVAALLQQVGLSDEAIDRYPHEFSGGQRQRIAIARALAVQPELLICDEPTSALDVSVQAQILNLLKKLQADLGVAYLFITHNFAVVEYLAHDVAVMYLGRIVEQGRAEEVLRSPRHPYTQALLSAIPAPHLDGHTEVIRLPGETPSPANPPSGCHFHPRCPQAMDVCRLSYPAVTGLSGTHTVSCHLVG
- a CDS encoding ABC transporter permease, whose amino-acid sequence is MGFQVVVLWSDILIWLLVAAGVGVGVLIAKNPPLLAAWRRVGANRVGMASATVLLAFILIGLLDSLHYRAQLESKPGQKAVYAIEVLSVLDALAAPLRSRNEKTYSAPFATRLYAKETIDVPGQGTVRDYPRLKHGGKHLGEREDEVAEDAAFTAFKAGLLGFVGWLGVFGAVATVNRKKSPKLKLREAAFAWDAVLLTLLLILVFAVPLFWLSGYYHVFGTDKVGQDVLYQILKSVRTGLIIGLVTTLVMLPMAVLLGIVAGYFRGWVDDLIQYIYTVLNSIPGVLLIAAAVLMMQVVIDTHPQWFSTAAERADLRLLALCFILGITSWTGLCRLLRGETLKLRELEYIQAAQAFGVSSWRIIVRHILPNLMHIVIIALVMDFSGLVLAEAVLSYVGIGVDPTMTSFGTMINNARMELGREPVVWWSLVAAFAAMFILVLAANLFADAVRDAFDPRAA
- a CDS encoding ABC transporter permease, which gives rise to MLAYIVRRLLYALPILIGVNLVTFALFFVVNTPDDMARMQLGVKRVTPEAIQKWKVERGYDKPLLINAEAGGLASVTNTIFFEKSARMFVGDFGRAEDGRDIAREIGNRMLPSLAIALPTFILGLFVTITFALTLAFFRATAFDFWGVVLCVAAMSISGLFYIIGGQYLISKVWRLVPISGFGDGLEAWRFLILPVLIGVVSGIGSSTRWYRTIFLEEVSKDYVRTARAKGLPETLVFFRHILRNALIPILTGVVVVIPLLFMGSLLTESFFGIPGLGSYTIDAINAQDFSVVRSMVFIGSVLYIVGLILTDISYTLVDPRIRFE
- a CDS encoding type II toxin-antitoxin system HicB family antitoxin; this translates as MAEKLNFTVDLEDGVFVARCIELDIVTDGLTKAEAVENLKEALDCYFANPDERLDRRLQGADDEDDAR